Proteins encoded in a region of the Vicia villosa cultivar HV-30 ecotype Madison, WI linkage group LG5, Vvil1.0, whole genome shotgun sequence genome:
- the LOC131605834 gene encoding uncharacterized protein LOC131605834: MDDDINKQLYKEFHAVPSYILGTVLRDMRNCAREMVALNSEKRELMEMNVLLRIVTTIDEDHYNCVGRQNVGLPARLDFDTTSSNSKDHCSICFEEFRNASWSELFYTRCSHVFHRECIAKWINRCVNGARSYSCPLCRCEII, translated from the coding sequence ATGGATGATGATATCAACAAACAGTTATACAAAGAATTCCATGCAGTGCCTAGTTACATATTAGGCACGGTTCTACGTGACATGAGAAATTGTGCAAGAGAAATGGTTGCACTGAATTCTGAAAAACGTGAACTAATGGAGATGAATGTGTTGCTTCGTATTGTTACCACGATAGACGAAGATCATTATAATTGTGTTGGTCGACAAAATGTGGGCTTGCCAGCAAGATTGGATTTTGATACAACTTCTTCAAACTCCAAAGATCATTGTTCAATTTGTTTCGAAGAGTTTCGCAATGCATCGTGGAGTGAACTATTTTACACAAGATGTTCTCATGTTTTTCATAGAGAATGTATTGCAAAATGGATCAATCGATGCGTCAATGGTGCACGATCTTATTCTTGTCCATTGTGTCGATGTGAAATTATATGA
- the LOC131603420 gene encoding gibberellin-regulated protein 12-like: MAKIVYLILLILGLASVIQLVYAGGEKSLRPEECGKACDYRCSETSHKKPCLLYCNKCCATCLCVPSGTYGNKEECPCYNNWKTQEGKPKCP; encoded by the exons ATGGCAAAAATTGTATATCTCATTCTTCTCATCTTAGGTTTGGCTTCTGTGATCCAACTGGTTTAT GCTGGTGGGGAGAAATCTCTTCGTCCAGAAG AATGTGGTAAAGCATGTGATTATCGCTGTTCAGAGACTAGTCATAAGAAGCCATGTTTGCTCTACTGCAACAAATGTTGTGCAACATGTTTGTGTGTTCCATCTGGAACTTATGGTAACAAGGAAGAATGTCCATGCTATAACAATTGGAAAACACAAGAAGGAAAACCAAAGTGCCCTTAA
- the LOC131603418 gene encoding uncharacterized protein LOC131603418, producing MFSAIFSFSGFVRCQSYVYCIMNLEQSVKDLQAQNTEFQALILNLSKGQEELKAMLTKKKKKKGKKTRVKKLRPILQLRDAETSEDSDEDEQDDNASIKTDAKSNHDSAKLSEEEEDYYHEGEHPDDKYKMLEERLRSVEIQKVPGLDFEELGLVPGVVIPPKFKTPAFAKYDGVSCPKLHLRSYVRKILIGFLTQFTPTSCSKSSSNW from the exons atgttttctgccatcttttccttttcagggtttgtcagatgccaaagctacgtgtattg catcatgaatctcgaacaatcagttaaggatcttcaAGCTCAAAACaccgagttccaagccttgattctgaatttgtccaaagggcaagaagagctgaaagccatgttgactaaaaagaagaagaaaaagggtaagaagactcgagtaaaaaagcttagaccaatcttgcaactcagggatgctgaaacctctgaagacagtgatgaggatgagcaagatgataatgctagtatcaaaaccgatgcaaaaagtaaccacgattctgccaaactctctgaagaagaagaggactattaccatgagggcgaacatcccgatgacaaatacaagatgttagaagagcgtctgagaagtgtggaaattcagaaggtacctgggctggattttgaagagcttggacttgtgcctggggtcgttattcctccaaaattcaaaactcccgcctttgctaagtatgatggagtctcttgtcctaaactacacttgaggtcttatgtaaggaagattctaATTGGTTTCCTCACTCAATTTACTCCcacaagttgctcaaagtcaagTTCTAATTGGTGA
- the LOC131603419 gene encoding PLASMODESMATA CALLOSE-BINDING PROTEIN 3-like, which yields MASSSSKPVSLLLSLLTIVVMLTMNVKGQGVSSTSSSASWCVVRSDASYNVLQTALDYACGAGADCLSLQPDGLCFLPNTIQAHASYAFNSYYQKRARAPGSCDFSGTATIAQTDPSYGSCVYPSSTSGAGGSNTPTSSTSITNSNMSSPTFPSPTFGGLSPEMNAPFIDNSKAPSKEQHVTWFLLFFFSLLILSIIS from the exons atggcatcatcatcatcaaagccaGTTTCTCTGCTATTATCATTGTTAACCATTGTTGTAATGCTAACAATGAATGTGAAGGGTCAAGGAGTTAGTAGTACTAGTAGTAGTGCAAGTTGGTGTGTGGTGAGAAGTGATGCAAGCTACAATGTACTACAAACAGCATTGGATTATGCATGTGGAGCAGGTGCTGATTGTCTCTCTCTTCAACCAGATGGACTGTGTTTTCTTCCTAACACCATTCAAGCTCATGCTTCTTATGCATTCAATAGTTACTATCAGAAAAGAGCCAGAGCTCCTGGTTCTTGTGACTTTTCTGGAACCGCCACCATTGCTCAAACAGATCCAA GTTATGGATCTTGTGTGTACCCTTCTTCAACAAG TGGTGCTGGAGGATCAAACACACCAACCTCATCAACTTCAATAACAAACTCAAACATGTCATCACCTACATTTCCATCACCAACCTTTGGTGGCTTATCTCCCGAAATGAACGCTCCATTCATTGACAATTCCAAAGCACCTTCAAAGGAACAACATGTCACAtggtttttacttttctttttctcacTTCTCATTCTCTCCATTATCTCTTAG